A stretch of the Ischnura elegans chromosome 5, ioIscEleg1.1, whole genome shotgun sequence genome encodes the following:
- the LOC124159555 gene encoding uncharacterized protein LOC124159555 isoform X1, which produces MEGKFCVIDFLLWFDDADRTAKVKPMRETAVVPERWLLPNHEKCHWPHDFRESMLRGPADVSWPTYDVEVRGTYDSYPKARLKLSKACDTDNFESAAENEAALIRKRRKPTRFSPDSPTSTESEEDKEMAFPPKTTKENGDVRMEFMKKAPENQGIPSPPEIPVRVPVPKSTNSQRQTDGETGSDELTSPGPSCRGHQHHPSTKPSRESRKCIEPPSGRSLENVHQESTMQSSGASEGMKRCLQKILKNQEEIKATLRAHSAILENICAHAGSESSAENFTKPQGWPSAMPLTDHEAFEKFEFFLGKKENFDFVTKYISLKCYSPKGYEEMSRNICRYIISRQLKVKLNWRGTEQKKGLCSTKTASVLTDAVLFKYPGSGSKAIAKAVSSWLCNNLPSRKKRAFGDTGNIGSDDDLGQE; this is translated from the exons ATGGaa GGAAAATTTTGCGTGATTGACTTTTTACTTTGGTTCGATGATGCTGACCGAACAGCAAAAGTAAAACCCATGAGGGAGACTGCGGTTGTGCCGGAAAGGTGGCTTCTcccaaatcatgaaaaatgcCACTGGCCACATGATTTCAGGGAGAGTATGCTAAGAGGGCCAGCGGACGTGTCATGGCCTACTTATGATGTAGAAGTGAGAGGCACCTACG ATTCGTATCCGAAAGCTAGGCTAAAATTGTCAAAAGCCTGCGATACTGACAATTTTGAGTCTGCTGCGGAGAATGAGGCAGCACTTATAAGGAAGAGGAGGAAGCCAACACGGTTTAGCCCTGATTCTCCTACATCAACGGAGAGTGAAGAAGATAAGGAGATGGCATTCCCTCCTAAAACTACCAAAGAAAATGGAGACGTGAGgatggaatttatgaaaaaagcaCCTGAGAATCAGGGAATACCTTCTCCTCCTGAAATTCCTGTTCGTGTACCAGTTCCTAAAAGCACGAATAGTCAGAGGCAAA CAGATGGAGAAACGGGCAGTGATGAGCTTACATCACCTGGACCATCTTGTAGAGGTCACCAGCATCATCCCTCGACAAAGCCATCTAGGGAAAGTCGTAAATGCATAG aaccACCATCTGGCAGAAGCTTGGAGAATGTGCACCAAGAGAGCACAATGCAGTCCTCAGGGGCATCAGAAG GAATGAAAAGATGccttcagaaaatattgaaaaatcaggaggagataaaggcaacattaagagcACATAGTGCCATACTAGAAAATATATGTGCTCATGCAGGAAGTGAGTCATCCGCAGAGAATTTTACAAAGCCCCAAGGGTGGCCCTCTGCGATGCCTCTCACAGATCATGAGGCCTTCGAAAAGTTTGAGTTTTTTCTGGGGAAGAAAGAAAACTTTGATTTTGTG acAAAATACATTTCTTTGAAATGTTATAGCCCTAAGGGTTACGAGGAGATGAGTAGGAATATTTGCCGATACATAATTTCAAGGCAGTTGAAGGTGAAGTTGAACTGGAGGGGAACAGAACAGAAGAAAGGTCTTTGCAGCACGAAAACTGCTTCTGTTCTGACTG ATGCAGTACTTTTTAAGTACCCAGGCTCCGGCTCAAAAGCCATAGCCAAGGCAGTGAGCTCCTGGCTATGTAATAACCTCCCCTCAAGAAAAAAACGAGCCTTCGGAGACACTGGAAACATTGGCTCAGATGATGATTTGGGTCAAGAATAG
- the LOC124159555 gene encoding uncharacterized protein LOC124159555 isoform X2 — MEGKFCVIDFLLWFDDADRTAKVKPMRETAVVPERWLLPNHEKCHWPHDFRESMLRGPADVSWPTYDVEVRGTYDSYPKARLKLSKACDTDNFESAAENEAALIRKRRKPTRFSPDSPTSTESEEDKEMAFPPKTTKENGDVRMEFMKKAPENQGIPSPPEIPVRVPVPKSTNSQRQNGETGSDELTSPGPSCRGHQHHPSTKPSRESRKCIEPPSGRSLENVHQESTMQSSGASEGMKRCLQKILKNQEEIKATLRAHSAILENICAHAGSESSAENFTKPQGWPSAMPLTDHEAFEKFEFFLGKKENFDFVTKYISLKCYSPKGYEEMSRNICRYIISRQLKVKLNWRGTEQKKGLCSTKTASVLTDAVLFKYPGSGSKAIAKAVSSWLCNNLPSRKKRAFGDTGNIGSDDDLGQE, encoded by the exons ATGGaa GGAAAATTTTGCGTGATTGACTTTTTACTTTGGTTCGATGATGCTGACCGAACAGCAAAAGTAAAACCCATGAGGGAGACTGCGGTTGTGCCGGAAAGGTGGCTTCTcccaaatcatgaaaaatgcCACTGGCCACATGATTTCAGGGAGAGTATGCTAAGAGGGCCAGCGGACGTGTCATGGCCTACTTATGATGTAGAAGTGAGAGGCACCTACG ATTCGTATCCGAAAGCTAGGCTAAAATTGTCAAAAGCCTGCGATACTGACAATTTTGAGTCTGCTGCGGAGAATGAGGCAGCACTTATAAGGAAGAGGAGGAAGCCAACACGGTTTAGCCCTGATTCTCCTACATCAACGGAGAGTGAAGAAGATAAGGAGATGGCATTCCCTCCTAAAACTACCAAAGAAAATGGAGACGTGAGgatggaatttatgaaaaaagcaCCTGAGAATCAGGGAATACCTTCTCCTCCTGAAATTCCTGTTCGTGTACCAGTTCCTAAAAGCACGAATAGTCAGAGGCAAA ATGGAGAAACGGGCAGTGATGAGCTTACATCACCTGGACCATCTTGTAGAGGTCACCAGCATCATCCCTCGACAAAGCCATCTAGGGAAAGTCGTAAATGCATAG aaccACCATCTGGCAGAAGCTTGGAGAATGTGCACCAAGAGAGCACAATGCAGTCCTCAGGGGCATCAGAAG GAATGAAAAGATGccttcagaaaatattgaaaaatcaggaggagataaaggcaacattaagagcACATAGTGCCATACTAGAAAATATATGTGCTCATGCAGGAAGTGAGTCATCCGCAGAGAATTTTACAAAGCCCCAAGGGTGGCCCTCTGCGATGCCTCTCACAGATCATGAGGCCTTCGAAAAGTTTGAGTTTTTTCTGGGGAAGAAAGAAAACTTTGATTTTGTG acAAAATACATTTCTTTGAAATGTTATAGCCCTAAGGGTTACGAGGAGATGAGTAGGAATATTTGCCGATACATAATTTCAAGGCAGTTGAAGGTGAAGTTGAACTGGAGGGGAACAGAACAGAAGAAAGGTCTTTGCAGCACGAAAACTGCTTCTGTTCTGACTG ATGCAGTACTTTTTAAGTACCCAGGCTCCGGCTCAAAAGCCATAGCCAAGGCAGTGAGCTCCTGGCTATGTAATAACCTCCCCTCAAGAAAAAAACGAGCCTTCGGAGACACTGGAAACATTGGCTCAGATGATGATTTGGGTCAAGAATAG
- the LOC124159555 gene encoding uncharacterized protein LOC124159555 isoform X3, which produces MRETAVVPERWLLPNHEKCHWPHDFRESMLRGPADVSWPTYDVEVRGTYDSYPKARLKLSKACDTDNFESAAENEAALIRKRRKPTRFSPDSPTSTESEEDKEMAFPPKTTKENGDVRMEFMKKAPENQGIPSPPEIPVRVPVPKSTNSQRQTDGETGSDELTSPGPSCRGHQHHPSTKPSRESRKCIEPPSGRSLENVHQESTMQSSGASEGMKRCLQKILKNQEEIKATLRAHSAILENICAHAGSESSAENFTKPQGWPSAMPLTDHEAFEKFEFFLGKKENFDFVTKYISLKCYSPKGYEEMSRNICRYIISRQLKVKLNWRGTEQKKGLCSTKTASVLTDAVLFKYPGSGSKAIAKAVSSWLCNNLPSRKKRAFGDTGNIGSDDDLGQE; this is translated from the exons ATGAGGGAGACTGCGGTTGTGCCGGAAAGGTGGCTTCTcccaaatcatgaaaaatgcCACTGGCCACATGATTTCAGGGAGAGTATGCTAAGAGGGCCAGCGGACGTGTCATGGCCTACTTATGATGTAGAAGTGAGAGGCACCTACG ATTCGTATCCGAAAGCTAGGCTAAAATTGTCAAAAGCCTGCGATACTGACAATTTTGAGTCTGCTGCGGAGAATGAGGCAGCACTTATAAGGAAGAGGAGGAAGCCAACACGGTTTAGCCCTGATTCTCCTACATCAACGGAGAGTGAAGAAGATAAGGAGATGGCATTCCCTCCTAAAACTACCAAAGAAAATGGAGACGTGAGgatggaatttatgaaaaaagcaCCTGAGAATCAGGGAATACCTTCTCCTCCTGAAATTCCTGTTCGTGTACCAGTTCCTAAAAGCACGAATAGTCAGAGGCAAA CAGATGGAGAAACGGGCAGTGATGAGCTTACATCACCTGGACCATCTTGTAGAGGTCACCAGCATCATCCCTCGACAAAGCCATCTAGGGAAAGTCGTAAATGCATAG aaccACCATCTGGCAGAAGCTTGGAGAATGTGCACCAAGAGAGCACAATGCAGTCCTCAGGGGCATCAGAAG GAATGAAAAGATGccttcagaaaatattgaaaaatcaggaggagataaaggcaacattaagagcACATAGTGCCATACTAGAAAATATATGTGCTCATGCAGGAAGTGAGTCATCCGCAGAGAATTTTACAAAGCCCCAAGGGTGGCCCTCTGCGATGCCTCTCACAGATCATGAGGCCTTCGAAAAGTTTGAGTTTTTTCTGGGGAAGAAAGAAAACTTTGATTTTGTG acAAAATACATTTCTTTGAAATGTTATAGCCCTAAGGGTTACGAGGAGATGAGTAGGAATATTTGCCGATACATAATTTCAAGGCAGTTGAAGGTGAAGTTGAACTGGAGGGGAACAGAACAGAAGAAAGGTCTTTGCAGCACGAAAACTGCTTCTGTTCTGACTG ATGCAGTACTTTTTAAGTACCCAGGCTCCGGCTCAAAAGCCATAGCCAAGGCAGTGAGCTCCTGGCTATGTAATAACCTCCCCTCAAGAAAAAAACGAGCCTTCGGAGACACTGGAAACATTGGCTCAGATGATGATTTGGGTCAAGAATAG